ATCCAGTGTTTCAATTTCTCCTTTGATCTACGCGACAGAACTGTTTGTTAGAGCTGTTATAAGCAGCTGAATAATTAAGACTTTCAGGAACTTAGTTTCTTATGTACCTTGTTAAAGTAACTCTCAGCTTTGTCAAGGAGTTCGCCAACAGGTGAGACTATTGGCCAATTCTTTAGAGTAGTGTCTATTGAGTCTAACTTGGAATATAATGCTGCTGCCATCCGAAGTTCTTCCAACTTTTTGGTAGGAAAATCTTCAAATCTTGCTAGCACCTGTAGCAAGAAACTTTCAAGCCAACGTCGtccaatataataaaaaatatataatatataatataatgGAGGAAATATGAACAAAgcagatatatatatatgaacctGACATTCATCGGTTAATTTCTCAAGGTGAGATTCTATATATTTGTGGAACTTAACGAGCTCGGACATATTTGATGTTTGAAAAGAAGCAATGGCCGTTTTTATCTCCTTGATTGTTTTTGCATGATTTACAACATCCTCTTCAATTTGGTGGAAATATGCTGACCTGAGACAAACATTGCACATTCCAAAATATATAACTCAAAATTACTGAAAAAAGCGACATTATATTCCACCAGATAATAGGTGAGGATTTTAATAAGATTACCTCTTTGTCATTTCTGCTAATGCATCAGCCATTCCCTGTTTACCTCCTGCTGAAGCACAAACTTTCCCCGTTCTCTTCTGTGATTTACTATCTAAACTAGAGCCTTCAACTTGGCTCTTGAGAAGTCGATAAAGATTACCCATTTGGGATGATCTTTTCAATTTAGTGGCTGCTCTCTTAACTCGTAAGACACCCATAAATCCTAGTGGTGGTGGAGGTGCAGGTCCCTTTCCCATTGGCATGGGTGGAGGTGGCGCTGGCACTGCTCCATTAGAAGCcattggtggaggtgggggtggaggtGTCATACCCTTTGATCCGATGGGAGGTGGTGGTGGAGGTGGAGGTGATATTACACTTCCTGTTGTCTTAGGTGGTAGTAGAGGTGTGATACCCTTTGATCTGATGGGAAGTGGTGGTGGAGGTGGAGGTGATATTACATTTCCGGATGTCATGGGAGGTGGTGGTGGAACTGTTATTACATTTCCTATTGTCTTAGGTGGCGGTGGAGGCACCGCCATGGGACGTGGTGGGGGTGGAGGCGGAGACGGAGGTGGAGGTGTTACTTTGTTTCTTGATGTCATTGGTGGTGATTCTATGACATTTGGAGATAATGCAAATGGTGATAGTGGAGCTGCTGCCTGTTCTGCTACATATGATCTCAACTTAGGAAGCGTAGATGGAGGTAAACGCACGTCCAATGAAACAGGACTTGACACTGGTTGATTATTTGAAGCACCAGTGCAACATGTTCCTCTATTTTCTGATACATTGTCCATAACAGTCAGTAGAATATTTGGAGAGTCCGTCATGTCACAATCTTGGCCAAATTCACAATCATCCCCTGCTTGTATTTCTGATATTTGTTCACTAAAGTTAGTTGCTAGTTGAACAACACAACCTTGATCTTGCTCTATTGCATGAGGCAGCAAGTGGAAATAGAGGCGTTTTACATCGATAGGATTCAGCTTCTCAATTGCTTGAACCTTGAGTTCACTCTTCTGTGAACCATTGATTACTATCTCAGAGAGAACAGAAGTTGGGGTAGGTGGAGGGCTTGAGGGAGAGGACTCGTTGCTCGAGTAAGACTCTGACAGAGGCCTCCCAAAGGTATCGGATGAAGGACTTTCATCTCTCGTCTGGTCATCCACGTCCATCATATCGAACACCCTTTCAGTGGCTAGCTTAATCATCTCATCA
The DNA window shown above is from Nicotiana tomentosiformis chromosome 8, ASM39032v3, whole genome shotgun sequence and carries:
- the LOC104090428 gene encoding uncharacterized protein At4g04980-like yields the protein MFFIIFILRYLNFIYSIIVAVYRFEFLSLFLIVKINRKIDLLQSSFSLLLLPFSSSLFRTCYYNWLQMQSGECCVVAPHFSPSKLSTFEDDDMQEINVLTKETKKTPSIIVSKGYSTTKGSRVHNSCGVADNFIIMTALRSKILTLRDLLDLSPCLGSASVNELLILTLKDLHKLYPSINPNVPLSNIDGAGMDQALECFCDTLKSIGEMWTGDDKFMAEFNEDSHSKLHDDLKRYGLVLLDEMIKLATERVFDMMDVDDQTRDESPSSDTFGRPLSESYSSNESSPSSPPPTPTSVLSEIVINGSQKSELKVQAIEKLNPIDVKRLYFHLLPHAIEQDQGCVVQLATNFSEQISEIQAGDDCEFGQDCDMTDSPNILLTVMDNVSENRGTCCTGASNNQPVSSPVSLDVRLPPSTLPKLRSYVAEQAAAPLSPFALSPNVIESPPMTSRNKVTPPPPSPPPPPPRPMAVPPPPPKTIGNVITVPPPPPMTSGNVISPPPPPPLPIRSKGITPLLPPKTTGSVISPPPPPPPPIGSKGMTPPPPPPPMASNGAVPAPPPPMPMGKGPAPPPPLGFMGVLRVKRAATKLKRSSQMGNLYRLLKSQVEGSSLDSKSQKRTGKVCASAGGKQGMADALAEMTKRSAYFHQIEEDVVNHAKTIKEIKTAIASFQTSNMSELVKFHKYIESHLEKLTDECQVLARFEDFPTKKLEELRMAAALYSKLDSIDTTLKNWPIVSPVGELLDKAESYFNKIKGEIETLDRTKDEESKKFTSHNIHFDFGIIVRIKELMVDVSSNCMELVLKERREAKTKNDGHKKLGSSKLLWKAFQFAFRVYTFAGGQDDRADKLTRELAQEIQTNPNQ